The proteins below are encoded in one region of Candidatus Saccharimonadales bacterium:
- a CDS encoding S-layer homology domain-containing protein, translated as MHKIHVRLVISIMLMLGLLTTAPAAAVEGPSTVGPSITEDVGAGGSIFAEVTNLRVAFTTPIDGELSLEIVREDPVQGWGQLFTIVTAAPEASPEEPLQLDLWLSGPLANSNLVLLRDGMPVDWCDDPFNYGTSPDPCWFGYGGGPGLVTYGVLSSQPGTWTIGAISSACPSMLVPDAGFADTKDNVHERAIDCLTWWGVSGGADTTHFAPSQNVTRGQMAAFLSRLMETAYLWHPPLNYNFSDVGPRAAHRTAINQMAALGIINGYSDGTFRPDQPVTRGQMTTMLVNTYEHITGTELYSTGTPFSDIEGNVHAENIGKAVANGLILGRGGSLFDPNNSTTRGQTASVLSRVLDLLVLDYWVGLPLDM; from the coding sequence ATGCACAAGATTCACGTCCGTCTCGTCATCAGCATCATGCTGATGCTCGGGCTGCTCACTACTGCCCCAGCGGCGGCAGTCGAAGGACCATCCACCGTCGGCCCCTCCATCACGGAGGACGTCGGTGCTGGTGGCTCTATTTTCGCCGAGGTTACCAACCTCCGCGTAGCCTTCACTACCCCGATTGATGGCGAGCTGTCGCTCGAAATCGTGCGGGAAGACCCCGTCCAAGGATGGGGTCAGCTCTTCACCATCGTGACCGCCGCTCCCGAAGCCAGTCCAGAAGAACCGCTACAGCTCGATCTGTGGCTTAGCGGCCCTCTGGCCAATAGCAACTTGGTCTTACTCCGCGACGGCATGCCTGTCGACTGGTGTGACGACCCGTTCAACTACGGCACCAGCCCAGACCCATGCTGGTTCGGCTATGGTGGCGGACCAGGGCTTGTGACGTACGGTGTACTCAGCTCCCAGCCCGGGACCTGGACCATCGGTGCTATCTCGAGCGCCTGCCCATCCATGCTAGTCCCGGATGCTGGCTTCGCCGACACCAAGGACAACGTCCACGAACGAGCCATCGATTGCCTCACCTGGTGGGGAGTCAGTGGCGGTGCCGACACGACGCATTTCGCGCCGAGCCAGAATGTGACCCGCGGCCAGATGGCGGCTTTCTTGAGCCGCTTGATGGAGACGGCGTACCTCTGGCACCCGCCACTGAACTACAACTTCAGCGACGTCGGTCCGAGGGCTGCCCACCGCACTGCCATCAACCAGATGGCGGCCTTGGGCATCATCAATGGCTATTCCGACGGTACCTTCCGTCCGGACCAGCCGGTGACTCGCGGCCAGATGACCACGATGCTCGTCAACACGTACGAGCACATCACGGGCACTGAGCTCTACAGCACGGGGACTCCCTTCTCCGACATCGAAGGCAACGTCCACGCCGAGAACATCGGCAAGGCTGTCGCCAATGGTCTCATACTGGGGAGAGGCGGGAGCCTGTTCGACCCGAACAACTCTACCACTCGCGGCCAGACCGCGAGCGTACTCAGCCGCGTCCTGGACCTTCTGGTTCTGGACTACTGGGTGGGGTTGCCCCTCGACATGTAA
- a CDS encoding thioredoxin family protein codes for MNKKLILIAIIALIAIVGAIYYTSGREHTESTSPTASSDTNTTTDDNSADPVTDKSQYVDYSPDVIATTTGTRILFFHAPWCPQCRALEESILSGSIPEGVTIIKVDYDSNQALRREYGVTIQTTLVRINDQGQLEERFVPYEEPTLQTLVDNLL; via the coding sequence ATGAATAAGAAGCTGATTCTCATCGCGATTATCGCGCTCATAGCTATCGTCGGAGCCATCTACTACACTAGTGGCCGGGAGCACACAGAGTCTACTTCTCCAACCGCTTCATCTGATACAAACACAACGACAGATGATAACAGTGCCGATCCAGTGACAGACAAATCGCAGTATGTCGACTATAGTCCGGACGTCATCGCCACCACCACCGGCACGAGGATTCTTTTCTTTCACGCTCCCTGGTGTCCGCAGTGTCGAGCACTGGAGGAGAGTATCCTTAGTGGATCGATTCCGGAAGGCGTGACCATCATCAAGGTCGACTACGACTCTAATCAGGCCCTCCGCCGCGAGTACGGAGTCACCATCCAGACCACACTCGTCCGAATCAACGATCAAGGCCAACTCGAAGAACGCTTTGTGCCGTATGAGGAACCGACCCTACAGACACTAGTAGATAATCTACTCTGA
- a CDS encoding DUF3536 domain-containing protein: MSIGPEKSNESVASRYVGMHGHAYQPPRESADGTIYEAAEVSAEHPDHPEWRNWNDVETALAYEPVASSGSLEHMSFDLAPTLATYLERQHPEVYEKFIAAPKTLESAGEPHNVLSTPYFHAILPLLPVRDQRTLIGWGRYDTERRFGVSPTGIWLPEMAMNSQVLAEAKRAGFEWTYGFPGQLEGPVGTPTGYNVPAGESGDMTVLLETSHRPGWHNFYNNYDGSNPEGIQEGLDSWKDDMLAGQTPGDHFAQLSLKATDLEHLKGALPQRVASAAAHEAKSLGWSTPSAFMARVKDKVELPETKVVENSAGEGATGQAHTLERWTGERDGAVVVRWKYDLQAAYGQFAAGIDAVYEKNLVTLGFDQPWEMRDDYIRLVEGETTEREYFNRWDAPQNVGAEERYQTLKLLAAEYHKLAAASSCAWFFDNPTGVEPRIAVRQMRIAIEYLRTSGIEDSAAEATKIEESLLERLKLVADEKSRLSKIYRGIGVVSVANQTMPVS; encoded by the coding sequence ATGTCAATCGGACCTGAAAAATCTAATGAATCTGTAGCCTCGCGTTATGTAGGGATGCATGGCCACGCCTACCAACCTCCTCGTGAATCAGCCGATGGCACTATTTATGAAGCGGCAGAAGTGTCGGCCGAGCATCCGGACCATCCAGAGTGGCGCAACTGGAACGATGTCGAGACGGCACTCGCATATGAGCCAGTGGCCAGTAGCGGCAGTTTGGAGCATATGTCATTCGATTTAGCCCCTACTCTAGCTACCTATCTAGAGCGCCAACATCCTGAAGTGTATGAGAAGTTCATCGCTGCCCCTAAAACGCTTGAGAGTGCCGGCGAGCCTCATAATGTGCTTAGCACGCCGTATTTTCACGCAATTCTTCCCCTGCTACCCGTTCGTGATCAACGTACGCTCATTGGTTGGGGTCGATATGATACTGAGCGTCGTTTTGGCGTCTCACCAACCGGGATTTGGTTACCAGAAATGGCCATGAATAGCCAAGTACTAGCTGAGGCTAAACGAGCCGGTTTTGAGTGGACGTATGGTTTCCCCGGTCAACTTGAAGGTCCTGTAGGTACTCCTACGGGCTATAACGTGCCGGCCGGTGAGTCTGGAGATATGACAGTATTACTCGAGACGAGTCACCGACCAGGCTGGCATAATTTTTATAATAACTACGATGGCTCTAACCCTGAAGGCATTCAGGAGGGGTTAGACAGTTGGAAAGATGATATGCTAGCTGGGCAAACTCCCGGCGATCACTTTGCTCAGTTGTCACTTAAGGCTACCGATCTTGAGCATCTCAAAGGGGCGCTACCCCAGAGAGTAGCCTCAGCTGCTGCCCATGAAGCTAAATCTTTGGGATGGAGCACACCGTCGGCTTTTATGGCTAGGGTTAAGGATAAGGTAGAGCTACCCGAAACAAAAGTTGTAGAGAACTCAGCTGGTGAGGGAGCCACAGGACAAGCTCACACTCTTGAGCGCTGGACCGGTGAGCGAGACGGGGCTGTCGTAGTTCGATGGAAGTACGATTTGCAAGCAGCATACGGACAATTCGCCGCAGGTATAGACGCTGTATATGAGAAAAATCTAGTAACACTTGGGTTCGACCAGCCGTGGGAGATGAGGGATGACTATATCCGACTAGTGGAAGGAGAGACTACTGAGCGGGAATACTTCAATCGGTGGGATGCGCCTCAGAATGTGGGTGCCGAGGAGAGGTACCAGACACTTAAGCTCTTAGCAGCTGAGTATCATAAGCTCGCAGCGGCATCGAGCTGCGCCTGGTTCTTTGATAATCCTACCGGAGTTGAACCACGAATTGCTGTACGCCAGATGCGGATAGCAATTGAGTATCTACGCACGAGCGGCATAGAGGATAGCGCGGCTGAAGCGACTAAAATCGAGGAGTCGCTTCTAGAACGCCTTAAGCTGGTCGCTGATGAGAAGAGTAGACTAAGTAAAATATACAGAGGTATCGGAGTGGTCTCGGTGGCTAACCAGACTATGCCGGTAAGCTAA
- a CDS encoding DUF1801 domain-containing protein, whose amino-acid sequence MAYTPKTKVTDQSVDEFLETVSEKRRDEAYRLIEMMQRVSTEEPRMWGPSMIGFGKYHYVSKSKCEADWFKIGFSPRKAKISLYLSCDADEFAAELSELGKHTRGKGCIYANKLEDIDMKVLEKIAKHAYESAKDYDASK is encoded by the coding sequence ATGGCATATACGCCAAAGACGAAAGTAACCGATCAGAGCGTCGATGAATTCTTAGAAACAGTTAGTGAAAAGCGACGTGATGAAGCGTATAGGCTAATAGAGATGATGCAGCGCGTATCGACTGAAGAGCCCAGAATGTGGGGGCCGAGCATGATCGGCTTTGGCAAATATCACTATGTGAGCAAGAGTAAGTGTGAGGCGGACTGGTTCAAAATCGGCTTTAGCCCCCGCAAGGCAAAAATCTCGCTATATCTCTCATGCGATGCCGATGAGTTCGCCGCCGAGCTGTCCGAGCTCGGTAAGCACACGCGAGGTAAGGGCTGCATATATGCCAACAAGCTAGAGGACATCGACATGAAGGTGCTAGAGAAAATCGCCAAGCATGCTTATGAGAGCGCAAAGGATTACGATGCCAGTAAGTAA
- a CDS encoding cytochrome c biogenesis protein CcdA — MGLFLLSFLAGILTVLAPCILPLLPIVLGGSLSSDSETGAKSTPRIRVLVIIGSLAISIIVFSLLLKATTALLGIPQELWQIISGGIITIFGLFMLFPALWVKLISRTGLYGSSNQALGRGYLQSDLKGGMVMGLALGPVFNSCSPTYALIVATILPVSFLEGLIYLVAYTIGLCLMLLLITLLGTKFVTKLGWLSDPQGWFHRIVAGLFILVGLFIIFGVDKDIQTYVLDKGWYDPVSGLEERLRR; from the coding sequence ATGGGTCTATTTCTTCTATCTTTCCTAGCCGGCATCTTGACCGTACTCGCCCCTTGCATCTTGCCGCTCTTACCGATAGTCCTAGGCGGTTCACTAAGCAGTGACTCTGAGACAGGTGCTAAGTCCACACCGCGAATCAGGGTGCTGGTCATCATCGGTAGCTTAGCCATCTCGATTATCGTCTTCTCTCTTCTACTTAAAGCCACTACAGCACTCCTAGGTATACCTCAAGAACTCTGGCAAATCATATCTGGCGGTATCATCACTATCTTCGGCCTCTTTATGTTATTTCCTGCACTCTGGGTTAAGTTAATTTCCCGAACCGGACTGTACGGCAGTAGCAACCAAGCCCTAGGCCGAGGTTACCTGCAGTCTGACCTGAAAGGTGGAATGGTCATGGGCCTAGCACTAGGACCGGTCTTTAACAGCTGCAGCCCGACCTATGCCCTAATAGTAGCCACTATCCTACCGGTATCGTTCCTAGAAGGACTAATCTACCTGGTAGCCTACACGATCGGACTCTGCCTCATGCTGCTCTTAATCACCCTCCTCGGGACTAAATTCGTCACTAAACTCGGCTGGCTAAGTGACCCGCAGGGGTGGTTCCACCGCATAGTAGCCGGACTCTTTATCCTAGTCGGTCTATTCATTATCTTTGGGGTCGATAAGGACATCCAGACCTATGTGCTCGATAAAGGGTGGTACGATCCAGTGTCAGGGCTTGAGGAACGATTACGTCGCTAA
- a CDS encoding AAA family ATPase yields the protein MTDQRLIIIRGYPGSGKTTVGQTLAAHGLGTFIDHNAILTFLANIVGNDEGMYDEIHTLERAMARKLLADGKSAIVARGFSRQSSIDPYLEITKEVGIEAYIFKLNADEVTLKSRVVAEGRKKDFNPTTSEEALSAWMAENLLEAVEDEYDINANESIEHVVNQIVSLLGSRSTS from the coding sequence ATGACTGATCAGAGACTAATTATCATACGTGGCTATCCGGGCAGCGGTAAAACCACAGTCGGCCAAACGTTAGCTGCACACGGACTGGGCACATTCATAGATCACAACGCTATTTTGACATTTCTCGCAAACATAGTTGGCAATGATGAGGGCATGTATGATGAGATCCATACACTAGAACGAGCTATGGCCAGAAAGCTTTTAGCAGACGGTAAGAGTGCGATTGTAGCTAGGGGGTTCAGTAGACAAAGCTCCATCGACCCTTATCTCGAAATTACTAAGGAGGTTGGGATAGAAGCGTATATCTTCAAGCTTAACGCAGATGAAGTCACCCTAAAGAGTCGCGTGGTGGCAGAGGGGAGGAAGAAAGACTTTAACCCAACAACTAGTGAAGAGGCTCTATCGGCGTGGATGGCTGAGAATCTACTCGAAGCAGTAGAGGACGAATATGATATTAACGCTAATGAGTCGATCGAGCATGTTGTTAATCAGATTGTTTCTTTGCTTGGCTCAAGATCGACAAGCTGA
- a CDS encoding MauE/DoxX family redox-associated membrane protein — translation MNHDHHDHLQPDSALAVPKTPWTDWLPLIVVIGYVLGSSLVVAQLTEFSLFNLMAYTMGFFFVFFSLFKFINLSGFAMGYAEYDIISKRWYSWGYVYPFIELGLGVLYLLAIDSPYLHSFTILMSIIICIGVGIKLAKREMFHCACLGTVLKVPLTKVSLIEYAVMGGMAIYMLAGSL, via the coding sequence ATGAATCACGACCATCACGATCACTTGCAGCCAGATAGCGCCTTAGCCGTACCTAAAACTCCATGGACCGATTGGTTGCCGTTAATTGTTGTGATTGGCTATGTACTTGGATCATCTTTAGTAGTTGCACAGCTGACTGAGTTCTCGCTATTTAATTTGATGGCCTATACGATGGGCTTCTTCTTTGTATTCTTCTCGCTCTTTAAGTTTATAAACCTTTCGGGTTTTGCAATGGGTTACGCCGAGTACGACATTATATCTAAGCGCTGGTACAGCTGGGGTTATGTTTACCCATTTATCGAACTTGGCTTAGGTGTCTTGTACCTACTGGCTATAGATAGTCCATATCTGCATAGCTTCACAATATTAATGTCAATTATCATATGCATTGGTGTTGGCATTAAATTGGCTAAACGTGAGATGTTTCACTGTGCCTGCCTCGGCACGGTTCTAAAGGTGCCACTTACTAAAGTCAGTCTAATTGAGTACGCCGTTATGGGCGGCATGGCCATATATATGCTGGCGGGGAGCCTCTAG
- a CDS encoding phosphoribosylanthranilate isomerase, translating into MVRVKICGNRRLEDALKAVEYGADAIGFLVGQRHSSPDFISEAAAVGIIEQLPPFISTVLVTHLVVPEEIIPLAQKLGVSTIQLHGETNPRQAETIKNQLPYIKIYKAVHVTGEESVKLARQYSRVVDAVLLDTISVATDQVGGTGRVHDWGISKEIVKQLDIPVILAGGLNPDNVAEAIRQVEPFGVDVNSGTKAADGYKDYDKLRSFIRTAKLEG; encoded by the coding sequence ATGGTCAGAGTAAAGATTTGCGGGAATAGAAGGCTTGAAGATGCACTAAAAGCTGTGGAGTATGGTGCCGATGCAATAGGCTTTTTAGTTGGTCAGCGTCATAGTTCTCCGGATTTCATTAGTGAAGCAGCTGCAGTAGGGATTATTGAACAGCTACCGCCGTTCATTTCTACGGTGCTCGTTACGCATCTTGTGGTTCCGGAGGAGATTATTCCGCTCGCACAGAAGCTCGGCGTCAGTACTATCCAGTTACACGGGGAAACTAACCCTAGGCAAGCCGAGACTATAAAAAATCAGCTACCATATATCAAGATCTATAAAGCCGTACATGTAACAGGTGAAGAGTCGGTGAAGTTAGCGAGGCAGTATTCTAGAGTAGTAGATGCGGTCTTGCTCGATACTATCAGCGTTGCGACCGATCAGGTCGGCGGTACAGGCAGAGTTCATGATTGGGGTATAAGTAAAGAGATTGTCAAGCAGCTAGATATTCCGGTGATTTTAGCAGGCGGATTGAACCCAGATAATGTTGCTGAAGCAATACGCCAAGTAGAACCATTCGGTGTTGATGTAAACTCGGGTACTAAAGCGGCGGATGGCTATAAAGATTACGACAAATTAAGATCATTTATACGCACTGCCAAGCTAGAAGGCTAA
- a CDS encoding DUF1761 domain-containing protein, with protein MEINIVAVVSATLVMFAIGAVWYMVFFANKWGEMHGLGSLSEKEQKEMAASMGPFYGLQLLMTVISAVVLAYMMALLPDIAPMLIAFLVWAGFVLPTDVSSVIFGGTKGKDIAPKILIQAGEALVRLVAAALVISLF; from the coding sequence ATGGAGATAAATATAGTAGCAGTAGTCTCGGCAACCCTAGTAATGTTTGCTATAGGGGCGGTGTGGTATATGGTATTTTTTGCTAATAAGTGGGGCGAGATGCATGGTCTCGGTTCCTTGAGTGAGAAAGAGCAGAAAGAGATGGCGGCTAGTATGGGCCCGTTTTACGGTTTACAGTTACTGATGACAGTAATTTCAGCGGTAGTACTGGCATACATGATGGCGTTACTACCCGACATAGCCCCGATGCTGATTGCGTTTTTGGTGTGGGCTGGATTTGTCCTACCGACCGATGTGTCGAGCGTAATCTTTGGCGGCACTAAGGGTAAGGACATCGCACCAAAAATATTGATTCAGGCAGGCGAGGCACTGGTACGACTCGTGGCTGCGGCACTGGTAATTAGCCTGTTTTAA
- a CDS encoding YdeI/OmpD-associated family protein: MTSSELSHGVVHKVPADLRTVLISSAKVKVAWEDITPLARNEWICWIEDAKKPETRRRRIKRTHEELIAGKRRPCCWAGCIHRQK, from the coding sequence ATGACTAGCTCAGAATTATCTCATGGCGTAGTACACAAAGTACCGGCAGACTTACGAACGGTGCTTATATCCAGCGCTAAAGTAAAGGTTGCCTGGGAAGATATTACGCCGCTCGCACGTAATGAGTGGATCTGTTGGATCGAGGATGCCAAGAAGCCTGAGACGCGGAGACGCCGGATCAAGCGCACGCATGAGGAGCTTATAGCCGGTAAGCGCCGACCGTGTTGCTGGGCGGGGTGTATTCACCGTCAGAAATAA
- a CDS encoding VOC family protein, whose amino-acid sequence MQQKIVPNLWFNGNAKVAAEYYTSIFPNSRIISIENYPESAEEGLADFQLDMAGKPLVVEFELNGQHFTAINAGPEFKFSEAISFAIYCKDQEEIDYFWEKLSSVVEAEQCGWCKDQFGLSWQVIPENMEELMKKPGAYSKMMAMHKIVISEF is encoded by the coding sequence GTGCAACAAAAGATAGTGCCAAACTTGTGGTTCAACGGTAATGCTAAGGTAGCGGCTGAATATTACACATCGATATTCCCTAATAGTAGAATAATTTCTATTGAGAACTATCCTGAAAGTGCCGAAGAGGGGCTCGCAGATTTTCAACTTGATATGGCTGGAAAGCCACTGGTCGTAGAATTTGAGCTTAATGGACAGCATTTCACAGCAATTAACGCTGGGCCAGAGTTTAAGTTCAGTGAAGCGATATCGTTTGCAATCTACTGCAAGGACCAAGAAGAGATCGATTATTTCTGGGAGAAATTATCTAGTGTAGTCGAAGCCGAGCAGTGCGGTTGGTGCAAAGACCAATTTGGTCTGAGCTGGCAGGTGATACCTGAGAATATGGAAGAGCTAATGAAGAAGCCAGGTGCCTACTCTAAGATGATGGCGATGCATAAGATAGTTATTAGCGAGTTCTGA
- a CDS encoding metal-sensitive transcriptional regulator gives MIEDIKKRALHRAKIIEGQMRGIQKMIEKDDYCMDVITQSLAVQKSLGSLNKLVLENHLRTHIKDMFTAGDVDRAVEELLVVYELGKVRGKS, from the coding sequence ATGATTGAAGATATTAAAAAGCGAGCGCTTCATCGAGCCAAGATTATCGAAGGACAGATGCGTGGCATCCAGAAGATGATTGAGAAGGATGATTACTGCATGGACGTCATTACCCAGAGTCTTGCGGTGCAAAAATCCCTAGGCTCGCTAAACAAGCTTGTTCTGGAGAATCATTTGCGGACTCATATTAAAGATATGTTTACGGCTGGTGATGTAGATAGAGCCGTGGAAGAACTGCTTGTGGTCTATGAGCTAGGCAAAGTGAGGGGCAAGTCATGA
- a CDS encoding GNAT family N-acetyltransferase, which produces MSEVNVERLAQYSLEDAEQLGKLMPFLSSSFSGEPIDTELLDAIISSAFHDQLVARQRGRIIGAATLSLVMGAAAGKKGYLEDFVVHPDTQGQGIGIGIWEEMISWCREQGVSTLNFTSAPSKEAAHRFYHANGAIERDTTVFRVDVH; this is translated from the coding sequence ATGTCTGAAGTTAATGTTGAACGTCTGGCCCAGTACTCATTAGAGGATGCTGAGCAGCTAGGTAAGCTAATGCCATTTTTATCCAGTAGCTTTAGTGGCGAGCCGATTGATACCGAGCTCCTAGATGCAATTATCTCTTCTGCTTTTCATGATCAGCTGGTCGCTAGACAGAGAGGTCGGATTATTGGTGCTGCTACACTTAGCTTGGTAATGGGTGCAGCTGCTGGTAAGAAAGGTTACCTAGAAGATTTTGTTGTGCATCCCGATACACAAGGACAAGGAATAGGAATAGGAATATGGGAAGAGATGATCTCCTGGTGTAGAGAACAAGGTGTTAGCACTCTAAATTTTACATCTGCACCTAGTAAAGAGGCTGCCCATAGGTTTTACCATGCGAATGGTGCTATTGAACGTGATACAACTGTTTTTCGAGTTGATGTTCACTGA